The nucleotide window TATAAAAATATACAGGTTGAACATAGGTCGAAGCATAACCAAAGTCCACAACTCCCATATCTGATCTCTGAGGAGTAAAGAGGCTTTCAGATCCCTAAAGttcagctttctatgtttctctctctttgtatCCATCCAAATTGCAGCCTGACCAATTTGTGTCCTTCACAAATATCTGAACTACCTCATTTTTACTTACGAAGGGAAGGCTCCTGGATATATTCAGAGCTAAATTGCCTCAAAGCaattttgtgtgtttattttaagtgTGCTTGTTGGGGTTGccctttttatattattataattaatagtTAAAAAGGATCATAATAGCTTTTGTAAATGATCACTTGTGATCCAAGACATGGGGTGGAAGGAGTACCAAGACTAAAAGACATATCTCCTTAGCCTTTGACTTCCATTAAAACAGATAGCATAGACAGAACTGTAGCGTgtcatttaatttatatctcagTCCTTATAGTATGTGATAGTGATTCTGTCATGTGATTCCAGATGGAGATGGCCAATGGCAGCACCATCCACGAATTCATTTTGCTGGGATTTGACGTTCAACAGCGGACACGATTCTTGCTCCTTGGCTTTTTCTCCATTCTCTACATGCTCACTTTGGCTGAGAACATCACTATCATCACAGTGGTGTCCCTAGATAACCACTTGGCTCAGCTTCCCATGTACATCCTGCTGAGCAATTTCTCCTGGTTGGAGATGTGCTACGTGACTACCACTGTGCCTCGTATGCTCTCTGACCTGGTTTCCCCTTATGGAATCATCTCCTTCCATGGCTGTTTCCTCCAGTTCTACTTCTTGTTTGCTCTTGGCTGCACGGAATGCTTCTTCCTTTCAGCCATGGCCTTGGATCGGTACTTGGCCATCTGCCACCCTCTGCGCTACCCACAACTTATGACCCAACATTCCTGCTATGCCTTGGTAAGGACATGTTGGGTTGTTGGCTTCCTGTGGTATCTTATCCCAGTGGTTTTGATCTCCAAGTTGTCCTTTTGTGGTCCTAACATTATTGACCACTTTTTGTGTGATTCTGAGCCAATTCTGTCCCTGGCCTGCCCTCCACTCGGAAATGCTCCCTTTGTCTTACAAATATTTCTGTATGCTCTGGTTTTAAGCAATGTGTTCTTCGTTTTGCTATCATATGGCTTTGTCATTCTCAACCTGATAAAATCTTCAAACGAAGCCAGTCGTAGGAAGGCCTTCTCTACCATCTCTTTCCACATAATGGTGGTGACACTTTTTTATGGCAGTATAGCAGTGGAGTACTGTATTCCAGGTGGAGAAA belongs to Rhineura floridana isolate rRhiFlo1 chromosome 11, rRhiFlo1.hap2, whole genome shotgun sequence and includes:
- the LOC133367395 gene encoding olfactory receptor 11G2-like, which gives rise to MANGSTIHEFILLGFDVQQRTRFLLLGFFSILYMLTLAENITIITVVSLDNHLAQLPMYILLSNFSWLEMCYVTTTVPRMLSDLVSPYGIISFHGCFLQFYFLFALGCTECFFLSAMALDRYLAICHPLRYPQLMTQHSCYALVRTCWVVGFLWYLIPVVLISKLSFCGPNIIDHFLCDSEPILSLACPPLGNAPFVLQIFLYALVLSNVFFVLLSYGFVILNLIKSSNEASRRKAFSTISFHIMVVTLFYGSIAVEYCIPGGESRSEATKAVTYFYAGLTPFLNPLIYCLRNDQVKEALGRLLKRKETFLRRKVTV